A single Acidimicrobiia bacterium DNA region contains:
- a CDS encoding ABC transporter ATP-binding protein, with product MTAAPTPDKVSVDVRRAGEVGERLLEIRGLKTHFDTRDGVVKAVDAVDLHVDRGEVLGIVGESGCGKSVTSLSVMGLIAHPGSIVAGDVIFNGKNVTDMKKSEVRSLRGEHISMIFQQPASALNPVYRAGAQIKEVFELHRDWSKDIEDQKVIEMLAKVGIPDPETRARAYPHELSGGMAQRVMIAMALACEPELLIADEPTTALDVTIQAQILDLIRDLQKSSNTAVLLITHDLGVVAEMAHRVAVMYAGEIVEESDVRTIFKNPMHPYTQGLVGSIPVLGKLKNVLDTIPGVVPSLIDLPLGCRFASRCVDRVQNDLEICMSRKPELLDVAPGHKVRCWLYQDGSSDG from the coding sequence ATGACTGCTGCACCGACCCCAGACAAGGTGAGCGTCGATGTCCGTCGTGCGGGTGAGGTCGGTGAGCGACTGCTCGAGATCCGCGGGCTGAAGACCCACTTCGATACGCGCGACGGTGTCGTAAAGGCGGTCGACGCAGTCGACCTGCACGTGGATCGAGGCGAAGTGCTGGGCATCGTGGGCGAGTCGGGTTGCGGCAAGTCGGTGACCTCGCTGTCGGTGATGGGTCTGATTGCCCATCCCGGGTCGATCGTCGCCGGGGACGTCATCTTCAACGGCAAGAACGTGACCGATATGAAGAAATCCGAAGTTCGGAGCTTGCGCGGCGAACACATTTCGATGATCTTCCAGCAGCCTGCCAGCGCGCTGAATCCCGTCTACCGCGCCGGGGCGCAGATCAAGGAGGTCTTCGAACTCCACCGCGATTGGTCGAAGGACATCGAGGATCAGAAGGTTATCGAGATGCTCGCCAAGGTCGGCATACCCGATCCAGAGACGCGGGCGAGGGCCTATCCACACGAGCTATCCGGTGGAATGGCCCAGCGCGTGATGATCGCAATGGCGCTTGCCTGCGAGCCGGAGCTGCTGATTGCCGATGAGCCGACCACCGCGCTGGATGTCACCATCCAGGCACAGATTCTCGACCTGATCCGCGATCTACAGAAGTCTTCGAACACGGCCGTCCTGCTGATCACCCACGACCTTGGTGTCGTCGCCGAGATGGCCCATCGGGTGGCAGTCATGTATGCAGGCGAAATCGTCGAGGAGTCCGACGTACGGACCATCTTCAAGAACCCGATGCACCCCTACACCCAGGGGCTGGTCGGATCGATCCCTGTGCTCGGAAAACTGAAGAATGTGCTCGACACGATTCCGGGTGTGGTGCCCTCGCTGATCGATCTTCCGCTCGGCTGCCGGTTCGCCTCCCGGTGCGTCGATCGTGTGCAGAACGACCTGGAGATCTGCATGTCCAGGAAACCCGAACTCCTCGATGTCGCCCCCGGGCACAAGGTGCGATGCTGGCTCTACCAGGATGGTTCCTCCGATGGCTGA